From Pedobacter aquae:
CTCAAATACCGATCGACTGATTTTCTTGGGATGGATGAGTAATTGGCAATATGCAGAAAAAGTACCCACAGAAAAATGGAGAAGCGCCATGACTTTGCCTCGAGAATTAAGCTTAGAAATTGTTGATGATGAGTTTTTATTGGTTAACAAGCCTGTTAAAGAGTTAAAGAAGATTATTGGTAAAAGTAAGTCTAGCAAGAATATTCAAATAACAGACGCTTTAGATTTATCAGCAGATATTGCCCAGGCTGAAGGGAAATTCCAACTCAAGTTTAATTCGGCTACTATTCAAGATTATAAAATTGTATTATCTAATGACAACAATGAAGAATTAATTATTGGATACAATAAAAAAGACAACCAATATTTTATTGATAGGCAAAATGCAAGAAAGGAAATCTTCGAAAAAGGATTTGGAGCGGTGCATACAGCGCCACGTTTGTCGCGTTCAACTTCAACAGATATAGAGCTTCTATTTGACGCTGCATCGGTAGAATTTTTTGCTGATGGAGGCCTTACTGCCATGACAGATATCTTTTTCCCAACGCAGCCTTTTAATAAATTACAAATTAAGTCTAAAGAAGGAATGTTATTAAGAACCTTAGAGATAGCAAGTGTCCAAAGTATTTGGAATTAAGTGTAAGTTAGAGTGTTTATTCTCCCTGACTAAACAGTGTTTGTCAGGGAGTTTTTATTTTATAGTATGAAATTTTTTTGGAGCATCATTTTAAGTGTTTTCTTAAGTATTGGTATGCTAAACGCACAAGAGCCAGTACGCACAATACCATCTTTTAAGTTCTTCCAATTAAGTGGAACTTCTTTAACCGATAAGAATATCCCTCTGGGGAAACTTTCCATTTTTAGCTTTTTTGATATTACCTGTTCGCACTGCCAAGAAACCATGCAGCTTTTAGCTAAAGAGCACCCAAACTTGTCTCATGTTAACCTATACCTAGTAACCATGGATAGGAAAGATGGTATACTAAAATTCATGAACGTTTTTGGTGCTAATCTTCTAAACAAAAAGAATGTAACTATACTACAAGATCTTAATCAAGAGTTTATCGCTAAGTTTTATCCCAGAAAATACCCTTCTGTTTTTCTGTTCGATAAAAATAAAAAGCTTCTAATGTACCAAGATGAAGAGGCTAAAATCATCAATCTTATTGCTAAGGCTAAGGCCTATAAATAAGTATAAGTAGTATTAAAGCGCTTTTAAAACATTAAGCTGTTTTCTTTACTCTTTTAGGTTTCTCTTTAGTAAATAAATCTGCGGTGTATTTCTCGTACAATTCAAATAGAAATTCCATGCGTTTGGCTTCGCTTAAAAAGGGCTGCGGGCGGTACGCCAAATCAACTGCTTTATCTAACTCGTTATGCGCTTTTACTAAAGCTGGAGGCATAGTTAATGGGTTGTATAAATTTGCTAAAGAACTGTTAGGAAATTCTGCTCTTACATCTAAAACCTTTTGTGCTTTTTCTTCTATTTGTTGAATTTGTTTTTCACTTGGATTTTCTGGCCAAGGATAATTATTATAAACAATATCTTTTGAATACCTGTAATCACTTTTTAATCTACCACAAGTTGTTTTGACCCAAGCCATATGCATTAAAGACATCAATATTCCAAAGTGATACAAGTTTCCATCTGGTAATATATGACAGCTATTATGTGGTATATTATCTTTTTTAAAGAATGCAAATGGAATATATTTTCTATTTTCCGATGTTGTGCTGGGTATTAAAATATAACTTTCGGGATTTCTTATATCTCGAAATTGAGTTGGTTTGAGGGCTAATTTTCTTGCTCCCTCATCAATACTATTCTCTCGTATTTTTTTTACATTCTTAATTCTATCTAAAACATAAGGCATTTGTTTTATTTCTTCTGGCGAAGCATCAACTAACCAAATACACCATCTTTTTTCACCATTAAGAAATTCTTTAGCGCTAATTAATGGTTTAATAAACTTTGATGCTTTTGGTTCCAGTGTTAGAAATGCACCTAAATCTTTATCGGAAATTATGAGATTACCTCCATCAACTGGTTTATTCCCCCATGCAATTTTCGGAACATCACATATAGTTTTTTCATTTAATGATAATGTGAAATCTTTTCCCTCTACTAAATAAGGATTGATATTTTTAACTCTGATTTCATGAGGCTCACCCTTTATATTCTCATATTCAAATATTCTTTTATTATTGGTATCAAAGTTTGCAAAGCCAATGATAACACAATGTACAGCTGCATTTCCTCTCGCTTCATTATTCCAACTGAATGTTCTATGTGCAAAATGTATTTTAATATTGTATTTACGGAATAGTAGTTCCCAAAGTATTCCTACTTGTTCTCCTTGAGATATAGAATTTGTAGAAACAAAAGCTACCTTGGTTTTGGTGTTTTGTATAAACTGTGCCGCTTTTAAATACCAAGCGCAAACATAATCTAAAACTCCAGCACCATTTACACCATTAAAAAGAATAGACATTTCTGCTTTTTGGTTAACATTCTGATTACTCTTCCCTAAAAATGGAGGGTTTCCTAATATAAAATCAAAGCTGCTATCCTCATTGCCTTTTATACTGCTTAATTTATGTTCTTGAGACTTATTTGTGAGGATGTTTACCGTATTATATTCGTGTATAGGCTCTTCTA
This genomic window contains:
- a CDS encoding TlpA family protein disulfide reductase, with amino-acid sequence MKFFWSIILSVFLSIGMLNAQEPVRTIPSFKFFQLSGTSLTDKNIPLGKLSIFSFFDITCSHCQETMQLLAKEHPNLSHVNLYLVTMDRKDGILKFMNVFGANLLNKKNVTILQDLNQEFIAKFYPRKYPSVFLFDKNKKLLMYQDEEAKIINLIAKAKAYK